The following nucleotide sequence is from Gemmatimonas sp..
ACATCGACTCCCTGGCAAAGTAGGCCGCGGCTTTTTTTAGGATGTCGCGCTCCATCCGCAACGTCGTCACCTCTTTGCGCAGTCGCGTCAGCTCGGCCTGCTCCGACTTGGCACTCTGGCGTCCCGTCGCGGCTGCAGCAGCATCACTCGTCACCGTCCGCATCCAGGTCCGGAGCAGATTGACATGAATCGAGAGATCGCGCGCCGCCTGCGCCATTGAGACCCCGCGCACCGTCACCAACCGGACGGCCTCCTGCTTAAATTCTTCGCTGAACTTGCGCCGTGCTTTGGCCATGACCTACCTCCCACTCCGTATGTACACCTAAGAAAGGTGTCTACGGAACCCGGGACAGCTCAGTTCGAGACTGCAAGAGTATCTTTGCAGAGCTTACTCAGGAGGCTTAGAAGCGTCGTCTTTCCGCAGCGCTTCTCAGGGGAGAGCACAGCAAGAATGGGCGAGATTTGGAACGCGTCGTCCGCAAAGGTAAACGCAGCGAAGAGCGCGACGGCCACCGCCTCTTCATGGGACAGAACGACGTGCCTTTTAAGCGCAGCGTAGGTATCCATAAGGATCTCCGATCCCGATACCGGTCCCGCGCAGGGCGTCGTGTTCTCTATCGGGGAAGCGCCCCTTTTTGATTGTGACTCTGATTGCTCAGTGCCGTTTGCTTTTGTCAACTGGTGGTCCCTCGGTGCTAACCGATTCCCGGCGATGACAGGTTGGCTCGATGAGGCAACACTGAAAAATTGTCCCGGCGAACAACGTTCAAAAGTGTACCTCTGAACCGTTGTGCTTCGAGACAGAATCGCCGAGGCCCGTTCCCAGCCGTTCTGTCAGAGGATGGCGCTAGTTCTCACTATTGCGCATCCGGCTGACTTCCGGACACTCTTCTATCGTCGGTGAGGTCGGTGAGGCAGTGAGAACCGGCGGCACTTCTGGCGGGTGTGCAGGTTCAGGTTTTCGATGTAACTGGTCGTGGCGTCGTCCATGTTCGGCTTGCCCATGACCTTGATTCTGGCTACGGCCTTGACCTTCGCCGGTCCATACCGGCGCATCGACTCTTTGTCAGAATTCTCGTACTCCTTAATGACCTTGGCGTAGTCTGCGCGCCGCTGCGTCCTCGACAACAGCGTAGGTGTTCTCCCACGAGCGCTCGCCGCACAGATACGAAATCACCAGCTTCGACTCGGACGCGAGCGCGACAAACGTCTAGACATCGCCGAATTCTTCGTTCTTTGAGCGGCCACGGTGCGCGTCGACGAATGACCATTGCTCATCGAATTCTTGGCGTGGCGCACGAACGCCGACGACGCGAAAGTCGTGGTAGAAGGCCGCAAAGTCGCCAACGCCGCCCAGCAAACGAAGTACCGTAGTCTTGGCTACGCCGGTAGCGCGAGCCGTGGGGCTCATGGCCATGCCTTCCGTGAGGCATCGAATGATCAACGCTTGGGTAGCCGCGCTCGTCTTGTTCATGGAAAGAGTATGCTAACCCCTTAGCAGTCTGTCCATGCTAACCAGTAAGCATCTTGCGCGAATCGCTTTCGTGTGCCATACTAACCCGTAAGCATTCCATTAACCACGAGGACCGATGTCAGACGACGCGAAGAAGTTCGGTGCGATGGGCGGGAAGAAGAGTGCGGCGAACATGTCAAAGAAGGCGCTCAAGGAGCGCGCTCAAAAGGCGTCTCAGGCGAGGTGGCAGAAGGGTATCCCAACGGCCCAATACGGATCCCCCGACCGCCCACTGCGCATTGGGGACTTGGAAATTCCATGCTACGTGCTTGACGATCAGCGGCGCGTACTGATCCAACGCGGCATGATGACAGCGCTCGACATCAAGCAGGGAACGGCGACCCGTGGCGCTGGTGATCGGCTGTCAAAATTCATTGGCACCAAAGCACTTAGTAGCTTCGTCTCTCCTGAATTGGGTCAGATGATCACCAACCCGATTGTCTTTCAGGTCGGGGGTGCGACAGCGTACGGATATGAGGCCACGATCCTAGCGGACATCTGTGACGCCGTCTTGGCTGCGCGGAAGGCGGGTGCGCTCAACTACCAGCAAGATCACATCGCAGAACAATGCGAACTGCTGGTTCGTGCGTTCGCTAGGGTTGGGATCGTAGCGCTCGTGGACGAGGCGACTGGATTCCAAGCAGAGCGCTCTCGCGACGCCTTGGCGAAGATCCTTGAGTCATTCGTCCAGAAGGAACTGCGCAAATGGGTGCGCACCTTTCCGCCACAGTACTACGAGCAGCTTTGCCGACTGCGGGATGTCGCCTACCCTCCCCCAAGCATGAAACTCCCTCAGTATTTCGGGATTCTGACGAACAGCATTGTGTACGACCGCCTTGCACCGGGTGTGAAGGATGAGCTGAAGCGCATCACGCCTCGCACCGAGTCGGGGAAGCTCAAGGACAAGATGTTCCAGAGACTCACGGATGACGTCGGCAATCCGAAGCTGTTGGAGCACTTGGCATCAGTTGTCGCGCTGATGAAGATCTCGCCCGACTACGAAACATTCGAGCTGCATCTGAATAAGGCGTTGCCCAAGTGGAGCGACACGCTCCAGTTGGCGCTTGACGACTAGGAACGCTTTGGGTCGTCGCCTCGCTTTGGCGGCGACGGCGGCTATCTGTAATGCGCTTCACGACATCGAATGCTGCGAAGTTCGGATCAGCAGCTCGCTTCCTAGGCGGCTGTTTCTTTGGGGTCTTCTTCGCGGTCATGATTCTAAATGGCGCACCATAGGCTCGTTGCTCTGTAACACCTGAAACGCTACCAGTGCCAACGGGACGATCGCAAACCGGCAAAAGCGCCCCGACCTGTGCCGCCCTCCGGGTCCCGGCACACAAGACGTAAAGAACAAGTCGAGGTCAGCCGAAGTTGTTGAGAAGGCGCGCGATGCTTCACCCCATACGCTTCCGCGTTCGTTCAGGTTGGAAAGTCGAGCACTGACACGCCGACGTTTGCGTTCTCCAAGCGATGGATCACAACGTTTTTCCGGTGATTGGAAGCGAGAAGCCTCGCCACGTCAACGCTCTGCATGAACGCAACCAGCGCATCGGGAGTGACGTCTTCCAAGACAGTTCTAGTCACACGCAGCGTCCGAGGCTGCTCAGGAGCACTAGGCTCGTGACGCCAAGCAAATACGTCGAAATCGACAACAAACCGGTCGGTCACCGGCCATTCTCGCGCCGAAAACCACGAGGAGATGGCTTCGTCGTGGACCGAAAACTCGGGGAATCCTTCGGCCATTCTTAAGGGCATGTCAGGCTCCGTTTTGCTCTGCTGTTCATGCGAGGGGATCTGTTAATACTCGGATTTTCCGAGAGCTCAATCTGAAGCTATTCCACTGGAGGCTCAGATAACGCTCCGGCTCCTCGTCGAACCGTTTTGGAGCATACACGATCGTGCACTACAAGCTTTGCCGTAGTAGGTGCACACCTTCTAACCAACTCCTGCGACTTCCTTTTCCAACGTCGGAAGCGTCTCGCCGCGATCGAAATACCCTATGATAGCCATCGCAACATCCAGCTGGCGCATTTTCGATCTATCGGCATTCCAAGACAGCAAGAACGTCAGCGGCCGTGGATACTGAGCGATTGCCTCGGGCAGATAATGGCCCGTTCTCATGCCACCGATTCCGCAGGCAATCAACTCGCCAAATAGGGATTGCAGGGTCTGGCGATCTGCGCCGAAGCGCTGCATCACGGCGTGTATTTCCGGGCGCCGAAGCGCGTAATCAATAGCGGCCGATTTCAACGCACTCTTCTTCTCAGCGTTCCCCATCGCGGTCTGGATGTCCTGTCCCGGCACCCCGCCCAAACCTTCGATGGCGCGGTAGATACGCCGAAGCTGAGAAGGCGGTCTACCAACCCAGCTCTCAAACGGGCCTTGCGACCCCATTCGCAACAGCCAAATCGCGACTCGCGGTCCGAGTATGCCTGCCAGTGGTCGAACAACAGCCAGCCAAACTCCTACCATGAGAAGAGCTGGCTTCCACTGTCCCATCGTCAGTGGTGCAATGAAACAGCCGACTATCAGCAGTCGGATAAAGAATCCGTTCTGGACGGATTTCGTGCCGCGAAGATAGTCATTAGTTCGCGCCGCGAGGGTTGCCGCAATCAACATCGAGTAAAGCCCAATCATCCCTCTCACTCTATTCTCCGGTGCCGATGGGAAATAGCAGCTCTGCTGTTGGCTAGACTAAGCTGTTGCCGGAAGGCCGCCGCAAATTGACGTACTTCGCTAATAGCTGAAGGAATCGCGCTTATTACGAGTGCAGGTCCTTGTTTCAGACGCTTCGGTGTGTCGGAACCTGTGCCGAGCATTGGGTCGCATTCGAGTGCAGCGAATCGTGTCAGCGCCCGGCTCGTTTCGCGCTAAGATGCTACCCGTCAATACCTTAGGCGCTCACAAGCGAACTCGAATCAAGTTTAGGAAACTTCCGCTCTATCCAACTGAGCTACGGGGACGGAACCGTACGGTGGAGCCACCGCACGGTGGAGCCACCGCAGGGTCGTTGCGAATCTCGTTGATCGGTGCGTCGCGCTCAAGTCTGTCCGGGTGTTCTCGTGCTCAGAAGGTCACCACAGCGTGTACGGCGCGATCTGGCAGTTTCGCCCGGCCATGCAGAAATCCGAGCTCGACCAGAACCGAGACCCCGGTAACCGATCCTCCCAGTCGCTCGATCAGACGGCAGGCCGCGGCAGCCGTTCCGCCAGTGGCCAGAACATCGTCGACCACCAGGACGCGGGCGCCTGCCCCAACCGCGTCGGTATGCATCTCCAGCACGTCGCTCCCGTACTCGAGGTCGTACGATTCACGTGCCGTTTTCCAGGGCAGCTTGCCCGGTTTCCGCGCCGGCGCGAACGGCACGTCAAGCTGCAGCGCCATCGGCATGCCAAACAAGAAGCCACGGCTCTCGACGCCGACCAGATGGGTGACACCGGAACGGCGAAAAGGCGCCAGCATCTCCGTCATCACGTCGCGCATCAGCGCCGGATCGGCAAGCACCGGCGTGATATCCTTGAAGAGAATGCCCGGGCTGGGAAAGTCCGGGACATCCCGAAGCGTGGCAGTCAGTCGATCGATCAGCGTGGCGGTCATGCGCCGCAACATATCGCCGACCGCCCGCTATCGCTCGATCAGGAAGGGCGTGGGGAGACCCATCGCGTCGAAGCTTGTGAGTTCCCGCCGAACCACGTTGCTGACCGTCGAGTACTGCGGGCCGATCGTCAGAACGCGTTCCAGCGTGTCCAGCGCCATCGCTTCCCCGGACGCGACGAGCACCACGGCTCCATCAGGCTCATTGCGCACCCACCCAGCGAGCCCGAGCGCTCGGGCCTGCTCACGCACGTACCAACGGAAGCCGACGCCCTGCACTTCCCCTTCCACCCGGTAGCGGCGAACCGCCAGCGCCATTACCGACGGACGCCGAGGAGGGCGGCAAGCGCGGCGGCCAGTGCGGCGGCGTCACCGAGACGGGGCTCATAGCCGGCCAGCGAGATCTCGCCGTCGCGAACACGACGGGCAAGGAGTTCGAGCGCCCGCGCCGCAGCCTCGGCGCTTTCATCACCGGCGCGACGCGCCCGATCCGCCCACGGTTCAAGCGCGCTGTTCGATCCCGGCGTCGACGTCCGGCTCGGCGCGGCGGAGCGCTCCTTTTGAAGCGGCATGATGTCAATCATGTCGTCATCGCTCCACGCGGCAAGCGGTTCTGGAGACGGCGACGCGTCGAACAAGCGCGCGGCCTCACCTGATGCGCCGGCGATGCCCTCATGGTCGCGCATCTCATCGGCCAGTGCCCGCATTTTCTCGGCAGCTTCGTCCAGCGCCCACGCATCGGAGGGCGTCGGCGCCTCTGGGGCTGGGGCGGTCATCGTCCACTCGGTGGCCGCGACAGCCTCCTCGACAATCGCCTCCGCGGACGGTGGCGTGAATGACGCGGCTGGCTCGTCGACCGCCCGCATTGGCATCGCCGGTGTCGACGAGAGGAACGCGTCAATCCAGGGGAGCGGTGGCGTCTCCAGCGGTAACGACACACTCGGCTCAGCCGGCGAAACGGCAACCGGACCTGCGGTTTCGTCAAGAATGGCTGGCAGATCAAACGCGGGCGTCACGAAATCATCCTGCGCCATCGACCCGAGCGGCGTGAAGTACGCTGGTGTCGGATACGATGGCGGCATCTCTGCGGCCGACGCCGCCCCCACCGAGAGCGGCGTCACCGAGAGCGGCGTCACGGCCCGCGCTGCGTCGAGGGCTGGCGTTCTGCGCCACGGCTCGGGCACGTACGGACCGACCTTCAATCGAACCGGGTTCAGCGCACGGTCACCCTGCGCGCTCCCCGTGTGCGGAAACGCATACGGAGTGCGAGTCGAGCGCAGGTCAGCGCCGCTGGAAGGATTCGAGGCAGGTGTGGACATAGCGTGGTCAGGCCGTGAGTGCCGAAGATGCGCTGAGGAGCAACCGCGCGCAAACGGGCGCGGGTGTCGGGTCCGTCAGGCCGGCCAACCACCGGCCCCAATCAAGGGGACGAAGCGGACCGGAACGATGTCACGACCTTCCAGCTGTCCGTTCCGTTTCACGAACAGCGTCAACATCTGTTCGTCCCTATCACCGATGGGAATCAGCATCCGTCCGCCCTCGGCCAACTGTTCCTCCAAGGCGGGCGGTACGTGGGG
It contains:
- a CDS encoding P63C domain-containing protein, which gives rise to MSDDAKKFGAMGGKKSAANMSKKALKERAQKASQARWQKGIPTAQYGSPDRPLRIGDLEIPCYVLDDQRRVLIQRGMMTALDIKQGTATRGAGDRLSKFIGTKALSSFVSPELGQMITNPIVFQVGGATAYGYEATILADICDAVLAARKAGALNYQQDHIAEQCELLVRAFARVGIVALVDEATGFQAERSRDALAKILESFVQKELRKWVRTFPPQYYEQLCRLRDVAYPPPSMKLPQYFGILTNSIVYDRLAPGVKDELKRITPRTESGKLKDKMFQRLTDDVGNPKLLEHLASVVALMKISPDYETFELHLNKALPKWSDTLQLALDD
- a CDS encoding acylphosphatase; translation: MAVRRYRVEGEVQGVGFRWYVREQARALGLAGWVRNEPDGAVVLVASGEAMALDTLERVLTIGPQYSTVSNVVRRELTSFDAMGLPTPFLIER
- a CDS encoding adenine phosphoribosyltransferase → MTATLIDRLTATLRDVPDFPSPGILFKDITPVLADPALMRDVMTEMLAPFRRSGVTHLVGVESRGFLFGMPMALQLDVPFAPARKPGKLPWKTARESYDLEYGSDVLEMHTDAVGAGARVLVVDDVLATGGTAAAACRLIERLGGSVTGVSVLVELGFLHGRAKLPDRAVHAVVTF